In one window of Flavobacterium ginsengisoli DNA:
- a CDS encoding SRPBCC family protein: protein MTTINLITKINASKQIVFDVSRNIDIHQQSASPSKEKAIAGITSGLINLNETVTWRGKHFGFYITHKSRITAMNFYDYFVDEMEKGKFKFFKHEHFFDEENGFTIMKDKLQYKTPFGIFGKLFDVLFLKKHLTNFLLERNKILKAVSEKYV from the coding sequence ATGACAACAATAAATCTCATAACTAAAATAAACGCTTCGAAACAAATCGTTTTTGATGTCTCAAGGAATATCGATATTCACCAACAATCTGCTAGTCCTTCAAAAGAAAAAGCGATTGCTGGAATAACATCTGGTTTAATAAATTTAAACGAAACGGTAACCTGGCGCGGTAAACATTTCGGATTTTATATCACGCACAAAAGCCGAATTACTGCAATGAATTTTTATGATTATTTTGTAGATGAAATGGAAAAAGGTAAATTCAAATTTTTCAAACATGAGCATTTTTTCGATGAAGAAAATGGTTTTACAATCATGAAAGATAAATTGCAATATAAAACTCCGTTTGGGATATTTGGAAAATTATTTGATGTTTTGTTTTTGAAAAAACATTTGACGAATTTTCTTTTAGAAAGAAATAAAATTTTAAAAGCGGTTTCAGAGAAGTACGTTTAG